One Acinetobacter pullicarnis genomic region harbors:
- a CDS encoding undecaprenyl-diphosphate phosphatase, which produces MDLILFLKAAIMGIVEGVTEFLPISSTGHLILASELMNFWTKEKSDVFVIAIQVGAIAAVIYEYWGKLWGAATGLVTGEKKGRHLGISLILASIPIMIVGLTYGQKVKELLFNDISVALGLIVGGLIIWWVEKHPPKINAVEVEQISIKEAFYIGLIQVLALIPGMSRSGATIIGAMTLGVSRKAATEFSFFLGIPVIVGAGVLDLYQSYHVFDTRLDWWVLGFGTLVSFISALILIRVLVAYVAKRDFMIFAWYRIASGLIILLFVLTGWKLW; this is translated from the coding sequence ATGGATCTTATACTGTTTCTTAAAGCCGCAATCATGGGGATTGTCGAAGGCGTTACAGAATTTTTACCTATTTCAAGTACTGGTCATTTAATTCTAGCTTCAGAACTCATGAACTTCTGGACCAAAGAAAAAAGTGATGTATTTGTCATCGCGATTCAAGTTGGTGCGATTGCCGCAGTGATATATGAGTATTGGGGCAAGCTCTGGGGAGCTGCAACTGGACTTGTAACCGGTGAGAAAAAAGGCCGTCACTTGGGGATCAGTTTGATCTTGGCATCGATCCCAATCATGATTGTGGGACTGACCTATGGGCAAAAAGTCAAAGAACTATTGTTCAATGATATCTCGGTCGCATTAGGTTTGATTGTTGGTGGACTAATTATTTGGTGGGTTGAAAAGCATCCGCCTAAGATTAATGCGGTTGAAGTCGAGCAGATTTCGATAAAAGAAGCGTTCTATATTGGCTTGATTCAAGTGCTTGCACTGATTCCGGGCATGTCTCGTTCAGGTGCAACCATTATTGGTGCAATGACTTTGGGTGTATCGCGTAAAGCAGCAACGGAGTTTTCCTTCTTTCTTGGGATTCCAGTTATTGTTGGCGCAGGCGTACTCGACCTCTATCAAAGCTATCATGTTTTTGATACGCGATTGGATTGGTGGGTACTCGGCTTTGGTACGTTGGTTTCTTTTATTTCGGCTTTAATTCTGATTCGTGTATTGGTCGCTTATGTTGCGAAACGTGACTTCATGATCTTTGCGTGGTATCGCATTGCTTCAGGTCTGATTATTCTCTTATTTGTGCTGACAGGTTGGAAATTATGGTAA
- a CDS encoding NUDIX hydrolase: MPDQMLTQLLEQRLRFAKRTQPAHAAVLIAITEEDDPKVLLTRRSLYLNSHAGEVSFPGGKRDPSDLSNIGVALREAWEETALSPFDVKLLGDLPMQKAKNGITVKPVVGLIPPQVELLAQPSEIDRIFFASLRDLISTQPTPHEVRLARQSVYFPSLHIDNEVIWGLTARILISLFQYGLNVDKHWPFLLNSPAFKAQYLDRFRQK, translated from the coding sequence ATGCCGGATCAAATGCTAACGCAGTTACTCGAGCAACGCTTACGTTTTGCCAAACGTACTCAGCCTGCTCATGCTGCAGTATTAATCGCGATTACCGAGGAAGATGATCCTAAGGTGTTGTTAACGCGTCGATCTTTATATTTAAACAGTCATGCAGGTGAGGTCTCATTTCCAGGCGGAAAACGAGATCCAAGCGATCTAAGCAATATTGGTGTCGCATTACGTGAAGCTTGGGAAGAAACTGCATTAAGCCCTTTTGACGTTAAGTTACTGGGTGACTTGCCGATGCAAAAGGCCAAAAATGGTATTACGGTTAAACCGGTGGTTGGGTTGATTCCTCCTCAGGTTGAATTGTTGGCACAACCCAGTGAAATTGATCGAATATTTTTTGCTTCATTAAGAGATTTAATCTCCACACAACCCACACCACATGAAGTCCGCTTGGCCAGACAATCGGTTTACTTTCCTAGTTTGCATATTGATAACGAAGTGATTTGGGGCTTAACCGCCCGTATTTTAATTTCACTGTTTCAATATGGGTTAAATGTCGATAAACATTGGCCATTTTTGCTTAACTCTCCAGCCTTTAAAGCACAATATTTAGATCGCTTTCGGCAGAAATAA
- the tsaB gene encoding tRNA (adenosine(37)-N6)-threonylcarbamoyltransferase complex dimerization subunit type 1 TsaB has translation MKLLALETANEQCSVSIVDPTTTLFFQQDDRAKAQTQTILPMIEQGLAQTKLELSGLTAIAFSCGPGSFSGVRINAAVTQALAWANDLPVIPVSTLQALAQAAFRELQLTEVTAVLDARMKEVYMASYQLDAQQIMQPVDQEKMLNYQDAAEYLKYSLVGSGAALIQPELEQSKKINANALDIAKIAGFLAQQKQWVDAEHALPVYLRDNAWKKLSEQGKAAN, from the coding sequence ATGAAATTGCTGGCATTGGAAACTGCCAATGAGCAGTGCTCGGTTTCAATTGTTGATCCAACAACGACACTATTTTTTCAACAAGATGATCGTGCAAAAGCACAAACGCAGACGATTTTACCCATGATTGAACAAGGGCTTGCGCAGACAAAATTAGAATTGTCTGGGCTTACGGCAATCGCCTTTAGTTGTGGGCCTGGTTCATTTAGTGGGGTACGGATCAATGCAGCTGTAACACAGGCATTGGCTTGGGCCAATGATCTTCCGGTGATTCCTGTTTCGACCTTACAAGCATTGGCACAAGCGGCATTTAGAGAATTGCAGTTGACCGAAGTCACAGCGGTACTCGATGCGCGCATGAAAGAAGTGTATATGGCGAGCTACCAATTGGATGCACAGCAAATTATGCAACCGGTTGATCAAGAAAAAATGCTCAATTATCAAGATGCTGCTGAATATCTAAAATATAGTTTGGTTGGTTCTGGGGCTGCGCTGATTCAGCCAGAGCTCGAACAGTCAAAAAAAATCAATGCCAATGCGCTCGACATTGCAAAGATTGCAGGATTCCTTGCGCAGCAGAAACAGTGGGTTGATGCCGAACATGCATTACCGGTGTATTTACGCGATAACGCTTGGAAAAAACTTTCAGAACAAGGTAAAGCTGCAAATTAG
- a CDS encoding C13 family peptidase yields the protein MIDLKPSINFWHDLKSNLRAALWLFLGSRKSLQIVRPSITQLIFWGILGGGANTLFSWLSTGTNGIFNQQGLVSYALWPFLALIVGIFLSQRTENARIMLVPALLWLVLDTNIAILQSIIQYLLMLDWLPFFVYDYLPIIFMVLFVWQSLAVVVVFARELKWPWWERALIILATLFTLVVWQTSARDQPIWKMIETEPSLSEQAFYAQSQLLTKALEQIQFGELAQTQWYFVGLAGAGYQDVFKLEIERIKEQFDTRFATFGHSIGLINNPETLTTVPIASKTSLQMALSRVGQQMNRESDVLFLYMTSHGLANEFELSNDPIDLDNIDPKWLREALDKSGARWKVIVISACYSGSFVPALQSPDTLIITASSADRASFGCSSEADYTYFGRAFFDQAMREQSTLKASFQQAASTVAQWESAQGFEPSEPQWVIGKNMELMLPQLEQHLFPKNQPVQETMNKTL from the coding sequence ATGATAGACCTTAAACCCTCAATTAATTTTTGGCATGATTTAAAAAGTAACCTCCGTGCAGCATTGTGGTTATTTTTGGGGTCTCGAAAATCATTACAAATCGTTCGACCTTCAATTACCCAACTTATTTTTTGGGGGATATTAGGTGGTGGTGCGAATACCTTATTTAGTTGGTTATCAACAGGGACCAATGGAATATTTAATCAGCAAGGCTTGGTGAGTTATGCACTTTGGCCATTTCTTGCGTTGATTGTTGGGATTTTCCTTTCACAGCGAACCGAAAATGCGCGGATTATGTTGGTCCCAGCATTATTATGGTTGGTCTTAGATACCAATATCGCAATTTTACAGTCGATTATCCAATATCTATTGATGTTGGATTGGCTGCCTTTTTTTGTATATGACTATTTGCCCATTATTTTTATGGTGCTTTTTGTTTGGCAAAGTCTCGCAGTGGTGGTGGTTTTTGCACGTGAATTAAAATGGCCGTGGTGGGAAAGAGCGCTTATTATACTCGCGACTTTATTTACTTTAGTGGTTTGGCAAACCAGTGCGCGTGATCAACCGATTTGGAAAATGATTGAAACAGAGCCGAGTTTATCTGAACAAGCCTTTTATGCACAAAGCCAACTGCTGACAAAAGCCTTAGAACAAATTCAGTTTGGTGAGCTTGCACAGACCCAATGGTATTTTGTCGGTTTAGCCGGTGCGGGTTATCAAGATGTATTTAAACTCGAAATTGAACGGATTAAAGAACAGTTCGACACGCGTTTTGCCACATTCGGACATTCTATTGGACTGATTAATAATCCTGAGACCTTAACCACGGTCCCCATTGCCTCTAAAACCAGTTTGCAAATGGCATTGTCACGTGTTGGGCAGCAGATGAATCGTGAAAGTGATGTACTGTTTCTCTATATGACCTCACATGGTTTGGCCAATGAATTTGAACTCAGCAATGATCCGATTGACCTCGATAATATTGATCCGAAATGGTTGCGTGAAGCCTTGGATAAATCGGGTGCACGTTGGAAAGTCATTGTAATTTCAGCTTGTTACTCAGGTAGTTTTGTCCCCGCTTTACAATCACCGGATACTTTGATTATTACTGCATCTTCTGCAGACCGTGCATCCTTTGGTTGTTCGAGTGAAGCTGATTACACTTATTTTGGGCGTGCTTTTTTTGATCAGGCAATGCGTGAGCAAAGCACTTTAAAAGCGTCGTTTCAACAAGCGGCCAGCACCGTAGCACAATGGGAAAGTGCACAAGGTTTTGAGCCATCAGAACCACAGTGGGTGATTGGTAAAAATATGGAGTTAATGTTGCCACAACTTGAACAACATTTATTTCCAAAGAACCAACCCGTGCAGGAAACAATGAATAAAACCCTTTAA
- a CDS encoding NUDIX hydrolase encodes MSFCTACGHLTQDKVPLGDHQIRQVCVNCDTIHYVNPKVICGALAIWQDKVLLCRRAIEPRYGLWTLPAGYMELFETMEQGSARETREEAEAEVDIEHLYCMYNIPRIGQIYVLFKAQLIDGKFGAGEETIESKLFAEHEIPWEQLAFPSVERTLRHYFADKKQQDYPLHLETLGSRLDHTG; translated from the coding sequence ATGAGTTTCTGTACTGCATGTGGGCATTTAACACAAGATAAAGTTCCATTGGGTGACCACCAAATTCGTCAAGTCTGTGTCAACTGCGACACAATTCATTACGTCAATCCCAAAGTCATCTGTGGTGCGTTGGCGATTTGGCAAGACAAAGTTTTATTGTGTCGTCGCGCAATTGAACCACGTTACGGTCTATGGACCCTGCCCGCGGGCTACATGGAATTATTTGAAACCATGGAGCAAGGTTCTGCACGTGAAACACGTGAAGAAGCAGAAGCAGAAGTTGATATCGAACATCTGTACTGCATGTACAATATTCCACGCATTGGCCAAATTTATGTGCTCTTTAAGGCACAGCTCATTGATGGGAAATTTGGAGCTGGTGAGGAAACCATTGAATCAAAATTATTTGCAGAACATGAAATTCCGTGGGAGCAACTGGCCTTTCCAAGCGTCGAGCGCACACTCAGACATTATTTTGCAGATAAAAAACAGCAAGACTATCCACTGCATTTAGAAACCTTAGGTTCGCGACTCGACCACACAGGCTAA
- a CDS encoding gamma carbonic anhydrase family protein has product MMYKFKGHAPTVRTQPWDGWIADNATVIGQVELGQKVSIWFGAVVRADNSPIRIGNFSNVQENAVLHTDAGIDLNIGDYVTIGHQATLHGCSIGDNSLIGINAVILNNAVIGKNCIIGANALVPEGKVIPDNALVVGSPAKVIRLLDADAELKLKMSALHYAEHFQNFTDLEVHQF; this is encoded by the coding sequence ATGATGTACAAATTTAAGGGTCATGCACCAACAGTACGTACCCAGCCTTGGGATGGTTGGATTGCCGATAATGCGACTGTGATTGGTCAAGTTGAATTGGGACAAAAAGTTAGTATTTGGTTTGGTGCAGTGGTTCGTGCGGATAATAGTCCGATTCGCATTGGAAACTTTAGTAATGTGCAAGAAAATGCTGTTTTGCATACCGATGCAGGGATTGATTTAAATATCGGTGACTATGTCACGATTGGTCATCAAGCCACCTTACATGGTTGCAGTATTGGCGATAATAGTTTGATCGGGATTAACGCAGTTATCTTAAACAATGCAGTAATTGGTAAGAACTGTATTATTGGTGCCAATGCTTTGGTTCCTGAAGGAAAAGTTATTCCAGACAACGCCTTAGTCGTTGGCTCACCCGCCAAAGTGATCCGTCTGCTAGATGCAGATGCCGAATTAAAGCTTAAAATGAGTGCCTTGCATTATGCTGAGCATTTTCAAAATTTTACCGATTTAGAAGTGCATCAGTTTTAG
- a CDS encoding YjgN family protein: MQEHDAMPNLPNDLTQPPALPPQAQPNADQPAYFGEVYRFQFHGKAAEYFGIWFVNILLTIVTLSFYSPWAKVRRLRYFYQHSEFFQRSFDFTGLPSKILIGRLIAIGIWVAFAIAAQLEMRVAAFGTLAIYLALPWLLRATIRFTARNSKYSNSRFYFEGSTKQAYLQFLLGLLITVATLGLFAPVMIWLYKRYIFDHLYIGQIRFKLKSDWSDYMAAVYLPIVIFIGVVVVVTIITYAFFLSSTEFLPSTIMSIVVGLYILVIFFIAPLIQARIFITTWNNMQLGNSQFKTDCNQWRFAWIVVSNWLVKIISLGLMSPWAAIRIYKYQVESLSLLLNDDLDQMMNQLQSDPSAIGEEISDIFDLDISL; the protein is encoded by the coding sequence ATGCAAGAACATGATGCAATGCCTAATCTTCCTAATGATTTAACCCAGCCACCCGCATTACCACCACAAGCTCAGCCGAATGCTGATCAGCCTGCATATTTTGGGGAAGTCTATCGCTTTCAATTTCATGGCAAAGCGGCAGAATATTTTGGCATATGGTTTGTTAATATTTTATTAACCATTGTGACTTTAAGCTTTTATTCGCCGTGGGCTAAAGTGAGGCGCTTGCGTTACTTTTATCAGCACAGTGAATTTTTTCAGCGTAGTTTTGATTTTACTGGACTCCCCAGCAAGATTTTAATTGGTCGGTTGATTGCGATAGGGATTTGGGTTGCTTTTGCGATTGCTGCACAATTAGAAATGCGTGTTGCAGCATTTGGGACGTTGGCTATTTATTTGGCTCTGCCATGGTTATTACGTGCCACAATTCGCTTTACCGCACGTAACAGTAAATATAGCAACAGTCGCTTTTATTTTGAAGGCAGTACCAAGCAGGCGTATCTCCAATTTCTACTCGGATTATTAATCACCGTCGCCACGCTGGGTTTATTTGCACCGGTCATGATTTGGCTATATAAACGTTATATTTTTGATCACCTCTATATTGGGCAGATTCGCTTTAAACTCAAAAGCGACTGGTCGGATTATATGGCGGCAGTTTATCTACCCATTGTTATTTTCATTGGCGTCGTTGTGGTTGTGACAATCATAACCTACGCTTTCTTTCTCTCCAGTACTGAATTTTTGCCGAGTACGATTATGAGTATCGTCGTTGGGCTATATATTTTGGTGATCTTTTTTATTGCACCATTGATTCAAGCACGTATTTTTATTACGACGTGGAACAATATGCAACTGGGCAATAGCCAATTTAAAACGGATTGTAATCAATGGCGTTTTGCTTGGATTGTGGTATCAAATTGGCTGGTTAAAATTATTAGTCTAGGTTTGATGAGCCCGTGGGCTGCGATTCGGATTTATAAATATCAGGTTGAATCTTTGTCGTTACTGCTGAATGATGATCTTGATCAAATGATGAATCAGCTGCAATCTGATCCAAGTGCGATTGGTGAGGAAATCAGTGATATCTTTGATTTGGATATTTCACTTTAA
- the pabB gene encoding aminodeoxychorismate synthase component I: MLNPLIFKKVFTTSTDHVAELLKTLKSFFGCVYLENHHSPVIACLPTQYWQSDEQTIKTYIRTDLQYEQHTNTTTDLSQNFQFSHAATQRDVAGFHGGYIGFIDYNYAANQNIHVKNLAQPQFYIGCYRSYIKREQQQWVFYSDEADAEQIYDLIQSRLTAEPHQPSFRLTTPCQALWSKSQYQSAFQRVHAYIRAGDCYQINLTQKFAATAVGDLLETAEQLWQLTDAPYAAYLNIEQFELLSCSPELFIEFGPNRTLITKPIKGTMPRYADPILDAQSKQQLIDSKKDQAENVMIVDLLRNDLSVYAEVGSVKTPKLFQIESFNQVHHMVSEVRATLKANVNPFDLLMSALPGGSITGAPKIRAMQIIEELEVAPRGAYCGTVGYFNFDGTGSWNILIRSIQKYQDQVSLWAGGGITIASDCDAEYQECFDKVSAMLNLLNTWQNPKP; this comes from the coding sequence ATGTTAAATCCTTTAATTTTCAAAAAAGTATTCACGACTTCAACTGATCATGTTGCCGAGTTGCTCAAAACGTTAAAGTCATTTTTCGGATGTGTTTACTTAGAAAATCACCATTCCCCAGTCATTGCTTGCCTGCCCACCCAGTATTGGCAATCGGATGAACAAACAATAAAAACCTATATCCGAACCGACTTACAGTACGAGCAACATACCAATACGACGACAGATTTAAGCCAGAACTTTCAGTTCAGTCATGCCGCTACACAACGTGATGTAGCAGGCTTTCACGGCGGTTATATCGGTTTTATTGACTACAATTATGCGGCAAATCAAAATATTCACGTTAAAAACTTAGCTCAACCGCAGTTTTATATCGGTTGTTATCGTAGCTATATCAAACGTGAACAGCAGCAATGGGTTTTTTATAGTGATGAAGCCGATGCAGAACAGATTTATGATTTGATCCAATCTCGTTTAACCGCAGAGCCACACCAACCAAGTTTCCGCTTAACCACGCCTTGCCAAGCACTTTGGTCAAAGTCTCAATATCAATCTGCTTTTCAACGCGTACACGCCTATATTCGCGCGGGTGACTGTTATCAGATTAATCTCACGCAAAAGTTTGCAGCAACTGCAGTGGGGGATTTACTTGAAACCGCAGAGCAACTGTGGCAACTGACCGATGCACCCTATGCGGCCTACTTAAATATTGAACAATTTGAGCTACTGAGCTGTTCACCAGAATTGTTCATTGAATTTGGTCCAAATCGCACACTGATCACCAAACCAATTAAAGGTACGATGCCACGGTATGCCGACCCTATTTTAGATGCACAATCTAAACAGCAATTGATCGACTCAAAAAAAGACCAAGCCGAAAATGTCATGATTGTCGATTTACTGCGTAATGACCTCAGTGTTTATGCCGAAGTCGGTTCAGTCAAAACCCCTAAACTATTTCAAATTGAGTCCTTTAACCAAGTTCATCATATGGTGAGTGAGGTTCGTGCCACGCTTAAAGCGAATGTGAACCCCTTTGATTTGCTCATGTCAGCATTACCTGGTGGCTCAATTACCGGTGCGCCCAAAATCCGTGCCATGCAAATTATTGAAGAACTTGAAGTTGCCCCGCGTGGTGCCTATTGTGGCACAGTCGGCTATTTTAATTTTGATGGTACTGGCAGCTGGAATATCCTGATTCGTAGTATTCAAAAATACCAAGATCAAGTCAGCCTCTGGGCTGGTGGTGGAATTACCATTGCTTCGGATTGTGATGCGGAATATCAGGAATGTTTTGATAAAGTCTCTGCCATGTTGAATTTGCTCAATACATGGCAGAACCCTAAACCTTAA
- a CDS encoding M48 family metallopeptidase, protein MQSITVTFYDGVVSKPHQARLMAVDSSHIMLQYQDAGQKKSQRFAHDQMTFIGALGGKFPVIELKNDARIELLQHDIPDWLQLKHQKFQQKIWQLERTPLLILFSVIVVMAVAASVLKWGIPLASNVIAYQLPENSLNQLGDQAESYVLKLTKPSELPENQQQQIRRQYIQQIAQGQPAKLVFREGGELGANALALPNHTIIVTDELVELAHSDQEILGVLAHEQGHLIKRHSLQQAISSLGFSVLYIAITGDSSDLFTTLPVALAGASYSRQFEKEADHYALELMQRQKIEVTHFANFLERLSEETQEEAPSKFELLRALSSHPATAERIQMVHDFEAAQQSKDHVKKQP, encoded by the coding sequence ATGCAATCGATCACCGTGACCTTTTATGATGGTGTGGTTTCCAAGCCACACCAAGCCCGACTGATGGCGGTCGATTCATCGCATATTATGCTGCAATATCAAGATGCTGGGCAGAAAAAAAGCCAACGCTTTGCTCATGATCAGATGACATTTATTGGCGCTTTAGGTGGGAAGTTTCCCGTTATAGAGCTGAAAAATGATGCACGTATAGAACTGTTGCAACATGACATTCCAGATTGGTTGCAGTTAAAGCATCAGAAGTTTCAACAAAAAATATGGCAATTGGAACGCACACCACTGTTGATTTTGTTTAGTGTTATTGTGGTTATGGCTGTGGCAGCTTCCGTGCTGAAGTGGGGTATTCCGCTTGCATCCAATGTAATCGCCTATCAACTTCCTGAAAACAGCTTAAATCAATTGGGTGATCAAGCTGAAAGCTATGTGCTGAAATTGACTAAGCCCTCAGAACTTCCTGAAAATCAGCAACAACAGATTCGTCGTCAATATATTCAGCAGATTGCGCAAGGGCAACCCGCTAAATTGGTATTTCGTGAAGGGGGGGAGTTAGGGGCAAATGCTTTGGCACTACCGAATCACACGATTATTGTGACGGATGAATTGGTTGAACTTGCACATAGTGATCAAGAGATTCTAGGGGTGTTGGCGCATGAACAAGGCCATTTAATCAAACGGCATAGCTTGCAACAAGCCATTTCGAGCTTAGGATTTAGCGTGCTATATATTGCGATTACTGGTGACAGTTCGGATTTATTTACCACGTTGCCAGTGGCTTTGGCAGGTGCTAGCTATTCACGTCAGTTTGAAAAAGAAGCAGATCACTATGCACTTGAATTGATGCAACGTCAAAAGATTGAAGTCACGCATTTTGCTAATTTTCTTGAACGTTTAAGTGAGGAAACCCAGGAAGAGGCACCGAGCAAGTTCGAATTGCTACGCGCCTTATCGAGTCACCCTGCGACTGCAGAGCGAATTCAAATGGTTCATGATTTCGAAGCAGCTCAGCAGTCCAAGGATCATGTGAAAAAGCAACCATAA
- the hisC gene encoding histidinol-phosphate transaminase, with the protein MSTVSTEQMRFWSPSVRALEPYVPGEQPKIQNLLKLNTNENPYPPSEKVVQAVQSVLANAADVLRLYPDPDASELKQAIANQLHVDTQQVFVGNGSDEVLAHIFKAFFVQDLPVLHPDISYSFYPVYSQFFEIETRKIPLNAQFEIDVADYQQPNGGIIIANPNAPTSIALGLSAIEKMLQANPNRVVVIDEAYVDFGAESAVSLVARYDNLVVCQTTSKSRSLAGLRVGFAIAQPHLIAALEAVKNSFNSYPIDRFAIAAAVASFEDQAYFEAQCQKVIACREQLATGLEALGFRVLPSKANFLFASLASHDAGELAQALRGHGILVRYFNMPRINQFLRITVGTEAQNQRLLDTLKALLA; encoded by the coding sequence ATGTCTACAGTCAGTACTGAACAAATGCGTTTTTGGAGTCCTTCGGTACGTGCCTTAGAGCCGTATGTGCCGGGTGAACAACCGAAAATTCAAAATCTTTTAAAACTCAATACCAATGAAAATCCGTATCCACCTTCTGAAAAAGTGGTGCAGGCGGTACAGTCAGTCCTTGCGAATGCTGCGGATGTATTGCGTTTATACCCAGATCCGGATGCCAGTGAATTAAAGCAAGCTATTGCCAATCAACTGCATGTGGATACCCAACAAGTATTTGTGGGCAATGGCTCGGATGAAGTTCTGGCGCATATTTTTAAAGCATTTTTTGTGCAAGATTTGCCTGTGTTGCATCCAGATATTAGTTATAGTTTTTATCCGGTATACAGCCAGTTCTTTGAAATTGAAACGCGCAAAATTCCGCTCAATGCACAGTTTGAAATTGATGTTGCAGACTATCAACAGCCGAATGGTGGGATTATCATTGCCAATCCGAATGCGCCAACCAGTATTGCGTTGGGCTTAAGTGCAATAGAGAAAATGCTTCAAGCCAATCCAAATCGTGTTGTGGTGATTGATGAGGCCTATGTCGATTTTGGCGCTGAATCAGCAGTCAGCTTGGTTGCGCGTTATGACAATCTGGTGGTGTGTCAAACCACATCGAAGTCACGTTCGTTGGCTGGGTTGCGCGTTGGTTTTGCAATTGCACAACCACATTTGATTGCGGCACTTGAAGCCGTCAAAAATAGCTTTAACTCTTACCCAATTGATCGTTTCGCGATTGCTGCTGCTGTTGCATCATTTGAAGATCAGGCTTATTTTGAAGCGCAATGCCAAAAAGTGATTGCCTGTCGTGAGCAACTTGCAACAGGACTTGAAGCGTTAGGCTTTCGAGTTTTACCGTCAAAAGCCAATTTCTTATTTGCCAGCTTAGCAAGTCATGATGCTGGTGAGCTGGCACAGGCCTTGCGTGGCCATGGGATTTTGGTGCGCTATTTTAATATGCCACGCATCAATCAATTCTTAAGAATTACTGTCGGTACCGAAGCGCAAAATCAGCGCCTCTTGGACACCTTGAAAGCGCTTTTAGCTTAG
- a CDS encoding class I SAM-dependent methyltransferase, producing MVSEIRLFTGAADHDKALSYQAVLGQRGVDVTLVEIEQLNARFLRLNPELALCVDEQGLWLSADGMKMRPDWQAEIPRLKRASLKSEMLARACHLTEKPSLIDATAGLGHDGLLMAHLGAHVTLVERHPILFSLLEDAKAQVQSDLNLAETVARIELVYADAADYLKQRHEAQAWTDVVYLDPMFPQRDQHSAKKQAQVKKQMQLLHRLLPEHGEMDLGDGLLPLARNIAKRVVVKRPRLAVFLAEQQPDHQWSGDACRFDAYFKVLE from the coding sequence ATGGTAAGCGAAATTCGCTTATTTACTGGAGCAGCTGATCACGATAAAGCACTGTCTTATCAGGCGGTGCTTGGTCAACGCGGTGTTGATGTTACGCTGGTCGAAATTGAACAGTTAAATGCTCGTTTTTTACGCTTAAACCCAGAACTGGCTTTATGTGTGGATGAGCAGGGGCTTTGGTTATCTGCGGATGGCATGAAGATGCGTCCTGATTGGCAAGCTGAAATCCCACGGTTAAAACGGGCTAGTCTTAAGTCAGAGATGTTAGCACGTGCTTGTCATTTAACAGAAAAACCAAGCTTAATTGATGCAACGGCTGGCTTGGGGCATGATGGCCTACTCATGGCACATCTCGGTGCTCATGTCACGCTAGTTGAACGTCATCCTATTTTGTTTAGTTTGCTAGAAGACGCGAAAGCACAGGTCCAGAGTGATCTGAATTTGGCTGAAACGGTTGCACGAATTGAATTGGTCTATGCTGATGCAGCAGATTATCTAAAGCAACGGCATGAAGCGCAAGCATGGACAGATGTGGTCTATTTGGATCCAATGTTTCCACAACGAGATCAACACAGTGCTAAAAAACAAGCGCAAGTTAAAAAGCAAATGCAGTTATTACATCGCTTGCTGCCAGAACATGGCGAAATGGATTTAGGTGATGGTTTACTGCCACTTGCACGAAATATTGCAAAGCGTGTGGTGGTAAAACGCCCACGGTTGGCGGTATTTTTAGCGGAACAACAACCAGATCATCAATGGTCTGGCGATGCTTGTCGCTTTGATGCTTATTTTAAAGTGCTGGAATGA
- a CDS encoding DUF2218 domain-containing protein — protein MICTTQIPTLEAQRIAKRLFNHWKHKFEVQEQADSLHIIMPDAALALIPQAEQLDVKLETQREDYAVLEKVIIDHLDRMAQQQFEVEWQHQP, from the coding sequence ATGATCTGTACCACACAAATTCCAACACTCGAAGCACAACGCATTGCGAAACGACTGTTTAATCATTGGAAACATAAATTTGAAGTCCAAGAACAAGCCGATAGCTTACACATCATCATGCCAGATGCAGCTTTGGCACTGATTCCACAGGCCGAACAGCTTGATGTAAAACTTGAAACACAACGTGAAGATTATGCTGTTTTAGAAAAAGTCATCATTGACCATTTGGATCGTATGGCACAGCAGCAATTTGAAGTTGAATGGCAACATCAGCCTTAA